The Oncorhynchus nerka isolate Pitt River linkage group LG9a, Oner_Uvic_2.0, whole genome shotgun sequence genome has a segment encoding these proteins:
- the LOC115133975 gene encoding hatching enzyme 1.2-like isoform X1 has translation MCRILICQFLSRKIILWQKERLFVDMSALKYTLGLLALLVVAAWAEEELSVSELLEKANRNVVHTRNEPLIVDDIAYVNEAERNADPCTSRGCMWPKSSDGRVYVPYVIANQYSTRELEVIERGLQSFAGFSCINFIKRTNQRDYLHIQSQNGCWSYVGRSGNAQVVSLSRSGCVYHGTTQHELLHALGFNHEQTRSDRDNHIRVLLQNVQSGMEHNFNKIATLNQGTAYDYNSVMQYHRYAFSKNNQPTMVPIPNQNVEIGNASQMSQSDITRLNRLYNC, from the exons atgtgtaggatcttaatttgccAGTTtctcagcaggaaaataatcctgtggCAAAAGGAAAG GTTGTTTGTTGACATGTCTGCATTGAAGTACACTCTGGGCCTTCTGGCCCTGCTTGTAGTGGCCGCCTGGGCCGAGGAG gagctctctgtctctgagctgctGGAGAAGGCCAACAGGAATGTTG TGCATACCCGTAACGAGCCCTTGATTGTGGATGACATCGCCTACGTCAACGAGGCTGAGAGGAACGCTGACCCCTGCACATCTCGCGGCTGCATGTGGCCCAAGTCCAGCGACGGCAGAGTCTATGTGCCCTACGTCATCGCCAACCAGTACT CCACTAGGGAGCTGGAAGTCATTGAACGTGGTCTGCAGTCCTTTGCAGGCTTCTCCTGCATCAACTTCATCAAGCGCACCAACCAAAGAGACTACTTGCACATCCAGTCCCAGAACGG GTGCTGGTCCTATGTTGGTCGTTCTGGCAATGCCCAGGTTGTGTCTCTGAGCCGATCCGGCTGTGTGTACCACGGCACCACCCAGCACGAGCTCCTCCATGCCCTGGGCTTCAACCACGAACAGACCCGCAGCGACCGTGACAATCACATCCGCGTTCTCCTCCAGAATGTCCAGTCCG GCATGGAGCACAACTTCAACAAGATCGCCACCCTGAACCAGGGAACGGCCTATGACTACAACTCCGTcatgcagtaccacag GTACGCCTTCTCCAAGAACAACCAGCCCACCATGGTTCCCATCCCCAACCAGAACGTGGAGATTGGCAACGCCTCCCAGATGAGCCAGAGCGACATCACCCGTCTCAACAGGCTGTACAACTGTTAA
- the LOC115133975 gene encoding high choriolytic enzyme 2-like isoform X2 produces MSALKYTLGLLALLVVAAWAEEELSVSELLEKANRNVVHTRNEPLIVDDIAYVNEAERNADPCTSRGCMWPKSSDGRVYVPYVIANQYSTRELEVIERGLQSFAGFSCINFIKRTNQRDYLHIQSQNGCWSYVGRSGNAQVVSLSRSGCVYHGTTQHELLHALGFNHEQTRSDRDNHIRVLLQNVQSGMEHNFNKIATLNQGTAYDYNSVMQYHRYAFSKNNQPTMVPIPNQNVEIGNASQMSQSDITRLNRLYNC; encoded by the exons ATGTCTGCATTGAAGTACACTCTGGGCCTTCTGGCCCTGCTTGTAGTGGCCGCCTGGGCCGAGGAG gagctctctgtctctgagctgctGGAGAAGGCCAACAGGAATGTTG TGCATACCCGTAACGAGCCCTTGATTGTGGATGACATCGCCTACGTCAACGAGGCTGAGAGGAACGCTGACCCCTGCACATCTCGCGGCTGCATGTGGCCCAAGTCCAGCGACGGCAGAGTCTATGTGCCCTACGTCATCGCCAACCAGTACT CCACTAGGGAGCTGGAAGTCATTGAACGTGGTCTGCAGTCCTTTGCAGGCTTCTCCTGCATCAACTTCATCAAGCGCACCAACCAAAGAGACTACTTGCACATCCAGTCCCAGAACGG GTGCTGGTCCTATGTTGGTCGTTCTGGCAATGCCCAGGTTGTGTCTCTGAGCCGATCCGGCTGTGTGTACCACGGCACCACCCAGCACGAGCTCCTCCATGCCCTGGGCTTCAACCACGAACAGACCCGCAGCGACCGTGACAATCACATCCGCGTTCTCCTCCAGAATGTCCAGTCCG GCATGGAGCACAACTTCAACAAGATCGCCACCCTGAACCAGGGAACGGCCTATGACTACAACTCCGTcatgcagtaccacag GTACGCCTTCTCCAAGAACAACCAGCCCACCATGGTTCCCATCCCCAACCAGAACGTGGAGATTGGCAACGCCTCCCAGATGAGCCAGAGCGACATCACCCGTCTCAACAGGCTGTACAACTGTTAA